The segment CGCCATTAACAATTGGTCAAATTTCTTTTCAACCCAAAAACCCGGTAGAAAATCATATTTTTATGATTGGTGATAGTGCTGGGTTAATCCATCCATTATGCGGAAACGGAATGGCGATGGCCATTCACAGCGCAAAATTGTTTTCTGAATTATTTCTGAAACAACACACAACTAAAAAAATGAATAGAAGTAGTTTGGAGAAAGAATATGAAAAACACTGGAACAACACATTTTCAAACCGCTTAAAAACTGGACGATATATTCAAAAACTGCTTATGAATGAAACAACTGCCGGCATAGGGTTTTCTTTATTAAATACATTTCCAAATATGCTGAATATGATCATAAGAAAAACTCACGGAAACCCGATACAGCATGCCTAAATACGCCTCAAAACATCGCTCAACCGAAGTTGAAATTATGGATGATTTCAATTTGCAAGGCAAAGAAATGCAAGCCGTGTTGACCGATTTAAAAACTGTTAGTAACTTATTGGGTGGCGCAAACATAACATTAAAAGGAATTAAAAAGTTGTTGTCCAAAAGACTTAAAAACGAGGAAGTCACTATCATTGATGTAGGATGTGGAGACGGCGAAATGCTTCGGAAATGTGCTCACTTCGGAAAAAGAAATCAATATAATTTTAATCTAATTGGTCTTGATGCCAATCCTAATATAATTTCAGAAGCAAAGGAGCGGTCAAAGAGTTTTGAAAACCTTACTTTTAAAACACTTGATATTTTTTCAGCTGAACCTTTTCCAAAGGCAGATATAATACTGTGTAATTTGTTTTTGCATCATTTTAAAAATGCTGACATTGTAAGTATCCTAAAAAAATTAATAGAAGCTTCAAATATGGGAGTAGTGGTAAACGATCTTCATCGAAGCAAGTTGGCTTTTACGCTGTTTAAAGGATTTAGCAGTGTATTTTTAAAAACCAAAATTGCTCGCCACGATGGCTTGGTGTCGGTAGCAAGAGGATTTAAAAGAGAAGAACTGGATACTTTTTCAGAAGAAATAAACAATCAACAATCTCTAATTCGTTGGAAATGGGCTTTCCGCTATCAATGGATTTTAAAAAACAACCTATGAGCGTAAAAATTAAATCGGTAGCTACGCAACTTCCCCCTTTTTCACAAACAACACAAGAAACATTGCCCCTTGTTAAGTTATGGTTAGAAGGCCAAGAATCACGTTTTCAGCGGAAAGTGATTAAAATATTTGAAGGGGCGGGTGTAGATCGGCGATACTCAATTATGGATCCTGAACAGGTTTTTACGCATACCGATTTTGAGTCCAGAAACGAAATATATGTACGTGAAGTAAAAAAACTAGGGAAACAATCCTTAGAGAAAGCCTTAAAAAAAGCTGACTGGAAACCAACGGACATCGATTATATTATCACTGTAAGTTGTACCGGTTTTATGATTCCTTCAGTCGATGCATATTTAATTAACGAATTGCAACTTCGGCAAGATGTGGTTCGGCTTCCCGTTACCGAAATGGGTTGTGCAGCAGGCGTATCAGGAATGATTTATGCTAAAAACTTTCTAAAAGCGAACCCCGGGAAACGAGCGGCTGTTATTGCGTTAGAAGCTCCTACGGCAACTTTTCAGTTAGATGATTATTCTATGGCGAATATTGTGAGTGCAGCCATTTTTGGGGATGGTGCGGCTTGTGTGTTGCTTTCTTCTAACCATGAAGATATGGGGCCTACGTTGTTAGATGAAGCCATGTATCATTTTTACGATGCCACAACATTAATGGGGTTTAAGCTGGTAAATACCGGGTTACAAATGATTTTAGATAAGCAAGTACCACAGACTATATCCGATCATTTTCCGAATATAGTACATCCATTTCTTGAAAAAAATAACAAAACCATTGAAGATGTAGACTATTTAATTTTCCATCCTGGCGGAAAAAAAATTGTGCAAACAGTGGAAGAACTCTTCGGAAGTTTGGGAAAAAACATAGATGATACCAAAGAAGTCCTTAAATTGTATGGGAATATGAGTAGTGTTACCGTGCTTTTTGTATTGGAGCGGTTTTTAAATAAAAAGACAAATCCAGGTGATTTAGGCCTCATGTTAAGTTTCGGACCTGGTTTTTCAGCACAACGAATCCTCTTAGAATTTTAATATGAAAAAAGAATTTACCAATCAATGGGCTTTAATTTTAGGTGGCAGTAGTGGCTTAGGTCTTGCAACCGCACATAAGCTAGCAGCACACGGAATGAATATTTGCATTGTACACCGTACCCGAAAAAGCAATATGGCAGCATTAAATCGGGAGCTGAAAAAAATGAAGGATACCGGTGTTGAAGTGATAGATTTTAATAAAGATGCCTTAAAAGAGGCAACTATTAAAATTGTACTTGGTTCCATACCTAAAAATAACTGTAAATTATTGTTGCATAGCATTGCCAAAGGAAGTTTAAAAACCATGCAAGCCGCACAGTTGAATATGCTTTCTATTACAGACCTTGATATAACGCTACACGGAATGGCCACGAGTTGGTACGAGTGGACACAAGCATTGATTGCTAAAGAAATTTTTACTGAGAATGCTAGAAACATAGCTTTTACAAGTGAAGGGAATACAAGGGTTTGGCCGGGTTATGGTGCGGTTTCAGCTGCAAAAGCTACATTGGAAGCTTTAATGCGACAAATGGCAGTAGAATTGGCTCCACTAAACATTACTACCAATTGTATTCAAGCTGGCACCACATTAACCCCTTCGTTTAAATTGATTCCCGGCAGTGAAACCCTTACTGAACAAGCTAAGAAACGAAGTCCATTTAATCGGTTAACAGCTCCCGAAGATGTAGCAAATTCTGTTTATTTACTTTGTAAAAATGAGGCAAACTGGATCAACGGAACTGTACTTACAGTAGATGGAGGAGAAAGTCTACAATAAATGAATATGAAATTTGAAACCATATTAGAAGCCCTACCGTATCAAGAGCCTTTTTTATTTGTAGATGAGTTGACTTTCATTTCTGAAGAAAAAGCAGAGGGAAGTTATACATTTAGTCCAAACGAATACTTTTATGAAGGACATTTTAAAGAAATGGCCGTAACACCGGGTGTAATCTTAACTGAATGTATGGCACAAATTGGTGTGGTATGCCTTGGTATTTATTTACTTTCTAAAATAACTTCTGAAAATTCTTTTAAAAACTTACAAGTTGCATTAAGCAGTACAAATATCGATTTTTTAAACCCAGTTTATCCTGGTGAAACAGTTACGGTAGTTTCTGAAAAAGAATATTTCCGATTTAATAAACTGAAATGTACCGTAAAAATGCTGAATAGTAAAGATGAAGTTGTTTGCAAAGGAACCATTAGTGGAATGATTAAAGTTTCAGAACATGAAGAATAGGGTAGTGGTTACAGGCCTTGGCGTGGTAGCTCCCAATGGAGTGAGAGTTTCAGAATTTACCAAATCAATTCAAAAAGGAGTTTCTGGGATTACATCTCATCCAAAATTAAAGGAATTGGGTTTTTCTTGCCAGATTGGAGGTGTTCCGACTATTTCAGAAGAAAAAATAAAAGAATATTTTACCGATCTTCAACTTAAGAACTTTAATAGTGACAACATTTTATATGGCGTCATTGCCGGAATGGATGCGCTAAAAGATGCTGGAATACGATCGGCAGCTAAAGAAGAGGAACCTTTGTGGGACTTGGGAATTATTTTTGGTTCAGGGAACAGTTCCGTAGAAAAATTTAGGGAATCGTTTTATAAAATTGACGATGGTAACGTTCGCCGATTGGGAAGCACTAGCGTTGCCCAGACTATGGCAAGTAGTGTGAGTGCGCATTTAGGAGGAATGATTGGTGCTGGAAACCGCGTTACGGGTAATGCTTCAGCTTGTGCCACCGGAACCGAAGCAATTGTAATGGGGTATGAGCATATTTCTTCAGGAAAGGCAACTCAAATGCTTTGCGGAAGTAGCAACGATGGCGGCCCCTATGTTTGGGGTGGTTTTGATGCGATGCGAATATTACCACATCGATACAATGAAAACCCTGCTGTTGCTTCTAGACCTATGAGTGATGATGCCAGCGGATTTGTCCCAGGCTGTGGAGCCGGGGCTTTGGTTTTAGAATCTTTAGAAAGCGCTAAAAAAAGAGAAGCAACCATCTATGCAGAAGTTTTAGGTGGTTCTGTAAATAGTGGCGGACAACGCGGAGCAGGCAGTATGACAGCACCAAATAGTGTCGCTGTGCAACGATGCATTACTGAAAGCTTAAAACAGGCTGAAATTGACGCTTCGGAAATCGACTATATAAACGGACACTTAACAGCAACCGCAAAAGATTCGCTAGAAATACAAAATTGGAGCGAAGCGTTGGGAAGGAAAGGAGCAGACTTTCCATATATAAATTCTCTTAAAGGAATGACAGGGCATTGTTTAGCCGCAAGTGGTAGCATTGAAGCGGTTTCAACCATATTGCAACTACAGAAAGGTTTTGTGTTTCCGAATATAAATTGTGAAACCATACATCCGGAAATTGAAAAAATGATTGCCTTAGAAAGAATTCCGAAAAAAGTAGTTAAAACGAATCTTCAAACTGCGATAAAAGCCAGTTTTGGGTTTGGTGATGTAAATGCGTGTGTTATCTTTAGAAGAAAAAATTGACCTATGACCACTGATCAAATTTATGGAAAATTGCTCCCTATTGTAAAAACCTATTTACCAGAAGATGTTTCAGAAGAAGAAATATCGCCCGATAAAGATCTTACAGGCGAATTGAATATTAATTCTGCCCATTTGGTAGATGTAGTTTTGGATGTAGAAGATGAATTTGATGTAGAATTTGTTAATGCCGATATGGAAAACCTACGTACTATTAATGATGCGATTACTATTGTTAAGCAGAAATTGAATGCAAAGTAAGTGGAAAAGAAAAAGCTGAAATTTTTTAAAAATTTCAGCTTTTTACATTTCTTTCAACCTGATGGCTTTAGTAAGCGTAGCGGTTGGTTTCTTCAAAATAAGGATCTTCATAAGTATGGGTGTTTTCTCTAAAAGGGAAGAAGGAATGCTGTTTTCTAGCAGCACTTATCAGCCTTTTTCTAACGTTTCTCTGGATTTTCATAGTAGTTGATTTTAATAGATTGATGATGACCTCAGCTTATCGGTACCTTCTTTTTTGGTTCCAAGCATAACTGTTTGAGTTCTGTAATCGTTCTGTAATTTGATTGCTGTCTAATGTTCTCATGATA is part of the Marixanthomonas ophiurae genome and harbors:
- a CDS encoding methyltransferase domain-containing protein encodes the protein MPKYASKHRSTEVEIMDDFNLQGKEMQAVLTDLKTVSNLLGGANITLKGIKKLLSKRLKNEEVTIIDVGCGDGEMLRKCAHFGKRNQYNFNLIGLDANPNIISEAKERSKSFENLTFKTLDIFSAEPFPKADIILCNLFLHHFKNADIVSILKKLIEASNMGVVVNDLHRSKLAFTLFKGFSSVFLKTKIARHDGLVSVARGFKREELDTFSEEINNQQSLIRWKWAFRYQWILKNNL
- a CDS encoding type III polyketide synthase, whose translation is MSVKIKSVATQLPPFSQTTQETLPLVKLWLEGQESRFQRKVIKIFEGAGVDRRYSIMDPEQVFTHTDFESRNEIYVREVKKLGKQSLEKALKKADWKPTDIDYIITVSCTGFMIPSVDAYLINELQLRQDVVRLPVTEMGCAAGVSGMIYAKNFLKANPGKRAAVIALEAPTATFQLDDYSMANIVSAAIFGDGAACVLLSSNHEDMGPTLLDEAMYHFYDATTLMGFKLVNTGLQMILDKQVPQTISDHFPNIVHPFLEKNNKTIEDVDYLIFHPGGKKIVQTVEELFGSLGKNIDDTKEVLKLYGNMSSVTVLFVLERFLNKKTNPGDLGLMLSFGPGFSAQRILLEF
- a CDS encoding SDR family oxidoreductase, which encodes MKKEFTNQWALILGGSSGLGLATAHKLAAHGMNICIVHRTRKSNMAALNRELKKMKDTGVEVIDFNKDALKEATIKIVLGSIPKNNCKLLLHSIAKGSLKTMQAAQLNMLSITDLDITLHGMATSWYEWTQALIAKEIFTENARNIAFTSEGNTRVWPGYGAVSAAKATLEALMRQMAVELAPLNITTNCIQAGTTLTPSFKLIPGSETLTEQAKKRSPFNRLTAPEDVANSVYLLCKNEANWINGTVLTVDGGESLQ
- a CDS encoding 3-hydroxyacyl-ACP dehydratase FabZ family protein, with translation MKFETILEALPYQEPFLFVDELTFISEEKAEGSYTFSPNEYFYEGHFKEMAVTPGVILTECMAQIGVVCLGIYLLSKITSENSFKNLQVALSSTNIDFLNPVYPGETVTVVSEKEYFRFNKLKCTVKMLNSKDEVVCKGTISGMIKVSEHEE
- a CDS encoding beta-ketoacyl-[acyl-carrier-protein] synthase family protein; translated protein: MKNRVVVTGLGVVAPNGVRVSEFTKSIQKGVSGITSHPKLKELGFSCQIGGVPTISEEKIKEYFTDLQLKNFNSDNILYGVIAGMDALKDAGIRSAAKEEEPLWDLGIIFGSGNSSVEKFRESFYKIDDGNVRRLGSTSVAQTMASSVSAHLGGMIGAGNRVTGNASACATGTEAIVMGYEHISSGKATQMLCGSSNDGGPYVWGGFDAMRILPHRYNENPAVASRPMSDDASGFVPGCGAGALVLESLESAKKREATIYAEVLGGSVNSGGQRGAGSMTAPNSVAVQRCITESLKQAEIDASEIDYINGHLTATAKDSLEIQNWSEALGRKGADFPYINSLKGMTGHCLAASGSIEAVSTILQLQKGFVFPNINCETIHPEIEKMIALERIPKKVVKTNLQTAIKASFGFGDVNACVIFRRKN
- a CDS encoding acyl carrier protein, whose translation is MTTDQIYGKLLPIVKTYLPEDVSEEEISPDKDLTGELNINSAHLVDVVLDVEDEFDVEFVNADMENLRTINDAITIVKQKLNAK